In Rhodococcus pseudokoreensis, the DNA window GTCACTTCTCATGAAAGTTGTTTCATGTTCCCCATCACGGTTCCCTACCCGACCACGATCCTGTCGTACACCGCACTCGCAAGGGACCTCGCTGATCCCGACAAGAAGGACACGCCGCTCATCGTTGATGTCGACACGATCGACAGGGATGGACGGAAGGTCACCCGCAGTGCCCTGGTCAACACGATCTCGGTCAGGTACGACCACGCGGCTAACCCGCAGCACTGGATCGAATTGGCGTTCGAGCACCCCGACCTCGAGGACGTGAAGGTCGACCCTGACGCGGAGATCCGGGCGTACGAATTGACGTTCGAACACATCGAGCGTGCCCAGGTGTAGGGCGCGCACCCGGCCCCCAACCTCGGCAGGAGGTTGGGGGCCGTTCCCGTTGTGACGTGGCTTCAGAGTGGTCACAGACGAGGTGTGTGACCACATCACTAGACGTCACCAGGTGGCAGACGAAACGCCCGCCACCTGGTGAAACAGTTCCTAGGAATCACTCGACATCATCAGGCATCACGTCGGGGTTCTGACTTTTAATCCGCAGGTCGTAGGTTCGAGCCCTACTGGGGGCACCGTCCTGACCAGTTCATCCTGGTCAGGTAGTGCGATAGACGTGTTCGGAGCGGCGGAGTGGTCACCATGTGGCCGCCCGTCGACCGGGCGGCGTACTCACCCTTGGTCGCGGGATGTCGAGAATCCGCGACCGGCTCCGTCCCCGCAGTGACCACGGCCACAATGGGCCGTACCTCACCAAGGAGTTCGCGATGGCCAAGTACCTACTGCTCAAGCACTACCGCGGCGCGCCGGCGGCGGTCAACGACGTGCCGATGGCCCAGTGGACGCCGGAGGAGATCTCCGCGCACGTGCAGTACATGCAGGATTTCGCGGCCAAGCTGGAGCGGACCGGCGAGTTCGTCGACGGTCAGGCACTCGCCCCGGAGGGCACGTTCGTCCGCTACGACGGCGAGGGACGCCCACCGGTCACGGACGGCCCCTTCGCGGAGACGAAGGACCTGATCGCCGGCTGGATGATGATCGACGTCGACACCTACGAGCGGGCGCTCGAACTCGCCGGCGAGCTGTCCGCGGCGCCGGGTGCGGGCGGGAAGCCGATCCACGAATGGCTCGAGCTGCGCCCGTTCCTGACCGCACCCTCGACCACCATGGAGTGCCACGGTGGATGAGGCGGTACTGCGCGCCCTCACCCCCACGGTGATCGGGATCCTCGTCCGCCGCGGAGCCGACTTCGCGGCGGCCGAGGATGCCGTGCAGGACGCCCTGGTCGAGGCCGTGCGCGTGTGGCCGGACGACCCGCCGCGCGACCCCAAGGGCTGGCTGGTCACCGTGGCCTGGCGGAAGTTCCTCGACACCGCCCGCGCCCATTCCTCCCGCAGGCAGCGCGAGGAACGCATCGAGGCCGAGCCGGTGCCCGGACCGATCGAGGCGGTCGACGACACGCTCCAGCTGTATTTCCTGTGCGCGCACCCGTCCCTGACACCGGCATCGTCCGTCGCACTCACGCTGCGCGCGGTCGGCGGCCTGACGACGCGTCAGATCGCGCAGGCCTACCTGGTGCCGGAGGCGACGATGGCCCAGCGCATCAGCCGGGCCAAGCGGACCGTTTCGGGCGTCCGGTTCAACCAGCCCGGCGACGTCGCGACGGTGCTGCGGGTCCTCTACCTGGTGTTCAACGAGGGGTATTCCGGCGAGCTCGACCTCGCCGCCGAGGCGATCCGGCTGACTCGCCAGCTCGCGGCGGCGATCGACCACCCGGAGGTCGCGGGACTGCTCGCGCTCATGCTGCTCCACCACGCGCGGCGCCCCGCCCGGACCGCCCCCGACGGCAGCCTCGTACCGCTCGCCGAACAGGACCGCCGCCTGTGGGACACCCGCATGATCGCCGAGGGCGTCGACATACTCCAGGCGGCACTGGCCCGCGACCGCCTGGGCGAGTTCCAGGCCCAGGCCGCCATCGCCGCGCTCCACGCCGACGCCCGGGCGGCCGAGGAGACCGACTGGGTGCAGATCGTCGAGTGGTACGACGAACTGGTGCACCTCACCGACAGCCCGGTGGCCCGCCTCAACCGGGCCGTCGCGGTCGGCGAGGCCGACGGCCCGCGCGCCGGGCTGGCCGCACTCGCGGCGCTAGACGACGCGCTGCCCCGTCACACCGCGGTGGCGGCGTATCTCCACGAGCGGGACGGCGACCTGGCAACGGCGGCACGGCTCTACGCGGAGGCGGCCGACAAGGCGCCCAACCTCCCCGAACGCGACCACCTCACACGACAGGCCGCTCGGCTCAACGTGCTACTGCGCAGCTGAGCGGCCCTCACTCGCGGCCCGGCGCGTCCTCCACCGAGGGCACCCGGATCAACCGCCGAACCGCCTCGACAGCGGTGTGCCGCCGCTGCGCCACCGTGCGCTCCCCCGACTTCCTGCCGCCGGGTGCGGTGGCCAGCGACCGGGCGATGTCGGTGATCACGAGCAGCAGTTCGCCTGCGTTCCACGACGGATCGACGAACCCCTCCTGCTGCCCTCGGCGAATCTCGGCGGCCTTGGGCCGGAGGGTGACGATCCGGGCGTCGCTGTCCGCGATCTGCTCCCGCATCTCGAGGTCGGCCCACTCCTGCAGCCGCGCGTTCTCGGGGTGCGCCACGTAGTCGTCGAACAAGCGGCCCGCGTACCCCGGCAGATCGTCGCCCCGCAGAGCCGTCTGTTCCGTCGTCTCCGCGATCCATTGCTGGATGACGGCGTCGAACAGCGCTTCCTTGCTGTCGAAGTACGCGTACAGGCGGTCCTTGCTCGCCCGGGCCGCCTCCGCGATGCGGTTGATCCGGGCCCCGGCGACTCCGTAGCGGGCGAATTCGTCCTTGGCCGCGGCGAGGATCCGCTCGCGCGTGGCTTCTCCCGCTGATCGCATGGCGACATCCTAAATCGCCCGTTGCCGAACCATCTGGTTCGGCGTAGCGTGCGCGTTGACGAACAACTTGGTTCGGAAACTCTTCGACCTGCACCTCCACACGAGACCCGAGGTACGACCATGGACATCGACCAGGCCCGCAGCACGTTCCACGAGCTTCGACAGCGCGACACCGGCGTCTCCCCCGACGAACTCGACACTGTGTGGGCGGCACTCGACACCGTGCGGGCCGAGGACATCCTCGGCGCCTGGAAGGGCGACGACTTCGCCACCGGACACCGCCTGCACGACAAGCTGGTCGCGAGCCGCTGGCACGGAAAGACGTTCCAGTCCCTCGAGGACGCGAAGCCGTTGATCTGCCGCGACGCGGACGGCAACCTCTACTCCGACGTCGAGGGCGGCAACGGCGAGGCCAGTCTGTGGAACATCGAGTTCCGGGGCGAGGTCACCGCGACCATGGTCTACGACGGCGCCCCCATCTTCGATCACTTCAAGAAGGTGGACGACTCGACGCTCATGGGCATCATGAACGGCAAGTCCGCACTGGTCCTCGACGGCGGCAGGCACTACTACTTCCTCCTGGAACGGGACTGAGATCCCGGTCGTGTCCCAGCCCCCACTGCGCGGAACCCGAGGAACAGCAATGCAGGTCACGGCAGCCGTCACCCGCGGCCCCGATTCTCCGTTCACGCTGGAGACGGTCGAACTCGACGAGCCCCGCGCGGACGAGGTTCTGGTGCGGATCGTCGCCACCGGCCTGTGCCACACGGACCTCGTCACCAAAGCGGCGCTCCCCCACGCCGTCGGTCCGGCCGTCCTCGGGCACGAGGGTGCCGGGATCGTGGTGGACGTCGGGCCACGCGTGAGCGGGATAGCGCCCGGCGATCACGTGATTCTCAGCTACCGCCACTGCGGTGACTGCGATCAATGCCGAAATGCGGGTCCGGCTTACTGCGTCGACGCGCACCGCTTGAACAGTTCGGGCAGGCGCGCGGACGGCTCGGCCACCGTCACTCAGGACGGCGCACCGGTGCGCGCCGCCTTCTTCGGCCAGTCCAGCTTCGCCGACCACGTTCTCGCGACGGCCGACAACATCGTCGTCGTCGGCGAGTCCGTCGACCTGGCCGCCGCGGCGCCGCTCGGCTGCGGGTTCCAGACGGGTGCCGGTGCGGTACTGAACGTGCTCCGCCCCGGCATCGACTCGAGTGTGGTCGTCTTCGGCGCGGGCAGCGTCGGGTTCGCCGCACTGCTCGCCGCCCGATCGGTGGGCGTCGCAACGCTTTTCGCGGTCGATCCGGTACCGGCGCGACGTGCGCTCGCGGCGGAGTTCGGCGCGGTCGCAATCGATCCCGGGACGCGAGACGTCGTCGCGGCGATCCGCGCGGCGACCGGCGGCGGTGCCACCCACACCCTGGACACGACAGGAATCCCCGCCGTCGTCGGTCAGGCGCTGTCGTCGCTGCGGGCGCGAGGCAGCGCGGTGGTCGTCGGACTGGGCGCACCCGAAGTCACGGTGAACATTCAGGACCTGATGCTGAACGGCAAGACTCTCCGAGGCTGCGTCGAGGGCGATTCGTCCGTGCAGCAGTTCATTCCGCAGTTGCTGGCGCTGCACGCCGAGGGGAGGTTCCCGTTCGACCGCCTCGTCACCGAGTACCGGTTCCAGGACATCAACCGCGCCGTCGCCGATCAGGCTGCCGGCGCGGTGATCAAGCCCGTGCTCGTGTGGTGAATCTCAGGGCGCGGCGGGTGACGGCCCGTCGCCGGTGGTCTGCCCGCCATTCGCTTTCGTGTCCCTGCGCATCTCGGCGAGATCCTCACCGCGCTTGCGGTACGTGAAGCTGACTCCGGCGACGCCGAGGAACAGCACCACTCCGATGATGGCGCCGGCGAGCGACGCACCGCGGAAGCCGGGCGCGTCGACGTCCATGATCCGTTCGCCGGCGTGCGCCGCACTGTTGCCGCCGAGCACCACGCTGAGCGTCAGCAGATTGGGCAGCACCACAAGGACTCCGAGGATCAGGAGCACGATCTGCACGGGCTTGAACCGGCGCCTGCGGAACAGCCGCCACGCCCCGCGGAACAGCAGCAGGGGCAGCAGAGTGCACAGGGTGCCGAACAACAGTCCCCACAGGATGCCGCCGCCGAAGCTGCCGTCCGCCATTCCGCCCACGTTCTGCGCCCACGCCCGGGGGAGGTACGCCGCGAGGATGAAATACGCGATGACGAGCACCACGAGAAGGACGGCGATCCCGATGGCCTTCTTGGCCCACGACGGCAGTCCCGACTTCGCCGGTGTGGCGGTGGGTGCGCTGTTGTCGGTCGTCATGACTGGTCTCCCTGCGTCGGCAACGGTTCTTCGTCCAGCACCTGCTTGGCCAGTCGCTTCGGCGCGACGAGCGTGTACGACGTCCTGATCCACTCACGCAACTGTTCCCACCGGGGCCCGTCCGCGTCCGCGACGTCCACTGCGATCCAGCCGTGTCTACCGAGACCGTATCCCGCGGGCTCCGCCCCCGGTTCCGTCGCGACCACCGCTTCCGCCTCGTCGACGGTGAGCTTCACCGTCAACCGGGTGGCGTCCACGTCACTGAACACGAAGTTCTTGCCCCGCACCCGGAACGTCGGGTGCCCGTCCCACTGCTCGATGTCCACCCGTACGGCTTCGGGCAATTCGGCGGCGATCTCTTCGAGGCGGCTCATGTTGTTGCCCATGTGACGATTGTCGGCAGCACCCCGACCGACCGCAACAGGCATAACGGACATACGGGATCCACCAATGCCGGAAGTCCGGGGGTGGCGATATTCACACCTGGGGTGGATCGAATTCCCAGGAGACTCGGAGCCGGACCAACCGTCCCCAGCGCAACCGCCGACACGGCTCGAGTTGGGGCGGGGAATCTGTGGAGACCCACAAATCTGTGATCGTCCACAACTGCCCGCGCGTCGCGGTGATGATCTCTCCCTGGGATGATTACGCTGGTCACCGCACACGCAACCTCATCAGTACACTGTCA includes these proteins:
- a CDS encoding YciI family protein, with translation MAKYLLLKHYRGAPAAVNDVPMAQWTPEEISAHVQYMQDFAAKLERTGEFVDGQALAPEGTFVRYDGEGRPPVTDGPFAETKDLIAGWMMIDVDTYERALELAGELSAAPGAGGKPIHEWLELRPFLTAPSTTMECHGG
- a CDS encoding RNA polymerase sigma factor, with product MDEAVLRALTPTVIGILVRRGADFAAAEDAVQDALVEAVRVWPDDPPRDPKGWLVTVAWRKFLDTARAHSSRRQREERIEAEPVPGPIEAVDDTLQLYFLCAHPSLTPASSVALTLRAVGGLTTRQIAQAYLVPEATMAQRISRAKRTVSGVRFNQPGDVATVLRVLYLVFNEGYSGELDLAAEAIRLTRQLAAAIDHPEVAGLLALMLLHHARRPARTAPDGSLVPLAEQDRRLWDTRMIAEGVDILQAALARDRLGEFQAQAAIAALHADARAAEETDWVQIVEWYDELVHLTDSPVARLNRAVAVGEADGPRAGLAALAALDDALPRHTAVAAYLHERDGDLATAARLYAEAADKAPNLPERDHLTRQAARLNVLLRS
- a CDS encoding TetR/AcrR family transcriptional regulator, which encodes MRSAGEATRERILAAAKDEFARYGVAGARINRIAEAARASKDRLYAYFDSKEALFDAVIQQWIAETTEQTALRGDDLPGYAGRLFDDYVAHPENARLQEWADLEMREQIADSDARIVTLRPKAAEIRRGQQEGFVDPSWNAGELLLVITDIARSLATAPGGRKSGERTVAQRRHTAVEAVRRLIRVPSVEDAPGRE
- a CDS encoding DUF4334 domain-containing protein, which gives rise to MDIDQARSTFHELRQRDTGVSPDELDTVWAALDTVRAEDILGAWKGDDFATGHRLHDKLVASRWHGKTFQSLEDAKPLICRDADGNLYSDVEGGNGEASLWNIEFRGEVTATMVYDGAPIFDHFKKVDDSTLMGIMNGKSALVLDGGRHYYFLLERD
- a CDS encoding NAD(P)-dependent alcohol dehydrogenase, with the translated sequence MQVTAAVTRGPDSPFTLETVELDEPRADEVLVRIVATGLCHTDLVTKAALPHAVGPAVLGHEGAGIVVDVGPRVSGIAPGDHVILSYRHCGDCDQCRNAGPAYCVDAHRLNSSGRRADGSATVTQDGAPVRAAFFGQSSFADHVLATADNIVVVGESVDLAAAAPLGCGFQTGAGAVLNVLRPGIDSSVVVFGAGSVGFAALLAARSVGVATLFAVDPVPARRALAAEFGAVAIDPGTRDVVAAIRAATGGGATHTLDTTGIPAVVGQALSSLRARGSAVVVGLGAPEVTVNIQDLMLNGKTLRGCVEGDSSVQQFIPQLLALHAEGRFPFDRLVTEYRFQDINRAVADQAAGAVIKPVLVW
- a CDS encoding MmcQ/YjbR family DNA-binding protein, producing MSVMPVAVGRGAADNRHMGNNMSRLEEIAAELPEAVRVDIEQWDGHPTFRVRGKNFVFSDVDATRLTVKLTVDEAEAVVATEPGAEPAGYGLGRHGWIAVDVADADGPRWEQLREWIRTSYTLVAPKRLAKQVLDEEPLPTQGDQS